One segment of Bacillus pseudomycoides DNA contains the following:
- a CDS encoding GntR family transcriptional regulator, with amino-acid sequence MKIILSNVSNQPLYQQIKEQIKESIFNNDLKEGEQLPSIRLLANDLHVSVLTTKRVYAELEAEGFIITRVGKGTYVAPTNLELLMESKRHMVEVKLAEVCQMARSIGIHADDLHSMMDLILEEENGE; translated from the coding sequence ATGAAAATAATCTTAAGTAATGTATCAAATCAGCCTTTATATCAACAGATAAAGGAACAGATTAAAGAATCAATATTTAACAATGATTTGAAAGAAGGCGAACAGTTACCCTCAATCCGCTTATTAGCTAACGACTTACATGTAAGTGTACTTACCACAAAAAGAGTCTATGCAGAACTAGAAGCAGAAGGTTTTATTATTACTAGGGTTGGCAAAGGGACCTATGTAGCTCCCACAAATTTAGAGTTATTAATGGAATCCAAGCGCCACATGGTAGAAGTCAAACTTGCAGAAGTCTGTCAGATGGCTCGAAGTATAGGAATTCATGCGGATGATCTTCATTCGATGATGGACTTAATTTTAGAGGAGGAGAATGGAGAATGA
- a CDS encoding ABC transporter ATP-binding protein: MNAVLEVNKLNKTYDRFSLKDVTFSLNKDCITGFIGTNGSGKTTTIKAILGLILKDSGKINFLGKDMDKNERKSKNKIGIVLDEGYFYDELTLKEMKNVIAPSYTDWDEADFLSYIKQFNLNLGQKISTLSKGMRMKFAVALALSHHADLLIMDEPTSGLDPLVRSELMNILLDFMKEPGKSVFFSTHITSDLDKIADMIILIDDGKILVNEEKDILVDTHALVKGDNQLINEQTKPLFLNLHQSQYGFEGITHKKDDVRRLMPDVLVERPTIEDIMLSYIGGNNHVN, from the coding sequence ATGAATGCTGTGTTAGAAGTGAATAAACTAAATAAAACTTACGACAGGTTTTCATTAAAAGATGTTACTTTTTCACTTAACAAAGACTGTATAACAGGCTTTATTGGTACTAATGGTTCTGGGAAAACTACTACAATTAAAGCAATCCTTGGCCTCATTTTAAAAGATTCCGGAAAAATTAATTTTTTAGGAAAAGATATGGATAAAAATGAAAGGAAATCTAAAAACAAAATTGGCATTGTGCTAGATGAGGGATATTTCTATGATGAATTAACATTAAAAGAAATGAAAAACGTGATTGCCCCTTCTTACACTGACTGGGATGAAGCGGACTTCTTATCTTACATTAAACAATTTAATTTAAATCTAGGACAAAAAATTTCTACTCTATCCAAAGGTATGCGGATGAAATTCGCGGTTGCTTTGGCCCTATCCCACCATGCAGACCTATTGATAATGGATGAACCAACAAGTGGTTTGGACCCATTAGTACGGAGTGAATTGATGAATATTCTTCTGGATTTTATGAAGGAACCAGGTAAAAGTGTCTTTTTTTCCACTCATATTACCTCTGATTTAGATAAAATTGCAGATATGATTATTTTAATCGATGATGGAAAAATTTTAGTTAATGAGGAAAAAGATATATTAGTGGACACACATGCATTGGTAAAAGGAGACAATCAATTAATTAATGAACAAACCAAACCACTTTTTTTAAATTTGCATCAATCTCAATACGGATTTGAGGGGATTACTCATAAAAAAGATGATGTTCGTCGACTCATGCCTGATGTATTGGTGGAAAGGCCGACTATAGAGGATATTATGCTTTCATACATCGGAGGTAATAATCATGTTAATTAA
- a CDS encoding ABC-2 transporter permease produces MLINLVMKDFMLVKKHFLILLVFAAIAPIYVSTQLQLNDGGLVGFLLTVILMEQILFGTISKFEDQYKGAALLCATPYTRNAFVKAKYLFLFVIFICVSIIRIITTIIIPSGIEKLSINALGITFLIVSILFGILLPVQFKFGYDKTKIITFFTVFLIPFVAPTLIKGHFDFTITFPFPPIVLAWMPCFISIVISLISMMISLKIYAKKDL; encoded by the coding sequence ATGTTAATTAACCTTGTAATGAAAGACTTTATGCTAGTCAAAAAACATTTCTTAATTTTACTTGTTTTTGCAGCTATCGCTCCTATTTATGTTTCTACACAACTACAATTAAACGATGGCGGTCTTGTTGGCTTTCTTTTAACAGTAATTTTGATGGAGCAAATTTTATTTGGTACGATATCCAAATTTGAGGATCAGTACAAGGGGGCGGCTTTACTTTGTGCAACTCCATACACACGAAATGCATTTGTAAAAGCAAAATATCTCTTTCTTTTTGTAATTTTCATTTGTGTCTCCATCATCCGTATTATTACGACAATTATCATACCATCGGGTATAGAAAAACTCAGCATAAACGCTCTTGGAATAACATTTCTAATTGTTAGTATTTTATTTGGTATACTACTCCCTGTTCAATTTAAATTCGGTTATGACAAAACAAAAATAATAACATTTTTTACTGTCTTTTTAATACCTTTTGTCGCTCCTACTCTTATAAAGGGACACTTTGATTTTACAATTACCTTTCCATTTCCACCAATTGTTCTGGCATGGATGCCTTGTTTTATCTCAATAGTTATTAGTCTTATATCAATGATGATATCTCTAAAAATATATGCAAAAAAGGATTTATAA
- a CDS encoding IS4 family transposase has protein sequence MSISVSDELQLFAQEIQSFLSPNILRNLARDVGFVQRTSKYQAKDLVALCVWLSQSVAKTSLTQLCSCLEASTEVLISPEGLNQRFNSAAVQFLQQILAKLLNQKLFSPRLFSSSYNSSFKRIRILDSTAFQLPDPFSFVYPGAGGCSHTAGVKIQLEYDLLSGQFLHIHTGPGKQHDRTYGSLCVPTVTANDLCIRDLGYFHLKDLQHIQDKKAYYISRIKSNTRIYQKNPNPDYFQDGRIKKVTEYIQIDMEVLMNSLQPGQTCEISNAYVGMTDKVPTRVIVHRLTKEQQQKRLQDQTVREKKKGMKYSARSKRLSGINVYTTNTPTDIVPMGQVHDWYSLRWQIEILFKTWKSFFHIHHCKKIKRERLECHLYGQLIAILLCSSTMFQMRQLLLMKKKRELSEYKAIYMIKDYFLLLFQAIQKDTQELSKVLIRLFNLLQQNGRKSHRYEKKTVFDILGVVYNCTMSDNQAA, from the coding sequence ATGTCTATTTCTGTATCTGATGAATTACAACTATTTGCTCAAGAAATTCAAAGCTTTTTATCCCCTAATATCTTACGAAATCTTGCTAGAGATGTTGGCTTTGTGCAACGAACCAGTAAATACCAAGCAAAAGATTTAGTAGCTTTATGCGTATGGCTAAGCCAAAGTGTAGCAAAAACTTCCTTAACCCAGTTATGTAGTTGTTTAGAAGCATCAACAGAAGTACTCATAAGTCCTGAAGGACTAAATCAAAGATTTAACTCCGCAGCCGTGCAGTTTCTACAACAAATATTAGCTAAACTTCTGAACCAAAAATTATTTTCACCTAGGCTGTTTTCTTCTTCATATAATTCTAGTTTTAAGCGTATTCGTATCTTAGATTCCACTGCATTTCAACTTCCAGATCCCTTTTCATTCGTTTATCCGGGTGCAGGAGGATGCAGCCATACAGCGGGAGTAAAGATTCAGCTTGAGTATGATTTATTAAGTGGACAGTTCCTTCATATTCATACAGGTCCAGGTAAACAACATGATCGAACCTACGGTTCCCTGTGTGTCCCAACTGTAACAGCGAATGATTTATGTATCCGAGATTTAGGTTATTTTCATTTGAAAGATCTTCAACATATACAAGATAAAAAGGCTTATTATATCTCACGTATCAAATCGAATACACGTATTTATCAAAAAAATCCTAACCCTGATTATTTTCAAGATGGCAGAATCAAGAAAGTTACAGAGTATATCCAGATAGATATGGAGGTTTTAATGAACTCTCTTCAACCAGGACAAACATGTGAAATATCCAACGCTTATGTAGGAATGACTGATAAAGTCCCAACTCGTGTGATTGTTCATCGACTAACAAAAGAACAACAACAAAAACGATTACAAGATCAAACTGTAAGAGAAAAAAAGAAAGGAATGAAGTATTCTGCTCGTAGTAAACGACTTAGCGGTATCAATGTATATACGACAAATACCCCTACAGATATTGTCCCGATGGGACAAGTACATGATTGGTATTCTTTACGTTGGCAAATCGAGATTTTATTTAAAACGTGGAAATCATTCTTTCATATTCATCATTGTAAAAAGATAAAACGAGAACGATTGGAATGCCATTTGTATGGACAACTGATTGCCATTCTACTCTGTTCTTCTACCATGTTTCAAATGCGGCAATTACTTCTTATGAAAAAGAAACGAGAACTGAGTGAATATAAGGCCATATATATGATTAAAGATTACTTTCTTCTTCTTTTCCAAGCTATACAGAAAGACACCCAAGAGCTATCAAAGGTTCTAATTCGCCTGTTCAACCTCCTACAGCAAAACGGGCGAAAATCTCATAGGTATGAGAAGAAAACAGTCTTTGATATATTAGGTGTCGTTTACAATTGTACCATGTCTGATAATCAAGCGGCTTAA